ATGTCGCCGGTCACGACGAAGATCACGCGCTCGGCGACGTTGGTTGCGCGGTCGCCGATGCGTTCGAGGCTGTGCCCAGCATGCAACAGCCACATGCCGCTCTCGATATGCTGGGGGTGATTCGCCATGGCCTCCATTGTTTGCGTCAGCAGCGCGTTGTACATCTGATCAAGGCGATCGTCGTCTTCGAGCACCTGTTGCGCCGATTGCACATCCCCTTCCAGGAAGGCGCGCGTGCTGCGCTCCAGCATGGAACGCGCCAGACGATCCATATCCGACAGGTTGAAGGTGGGGATGCCGCTATCGCAGCGAGCAATCCGGCGCGCCGCTTTGGCAACGCCCTTGGCGTAGTCGCCGCAGCGCTCCAGCTCGACGGCGACGATGCTCGCAGCGATCAACTCGCGCAGGTCGCGCGCGACCGGCTGCTGGGTTGCCAGAGCGGCCAGGCAGTCACGCTCGATGTCGTAGCGCAGGGCGTCCGTCGCTTTGTCGTCTCGCTTCACCTCGCGCGCTTGATCGAAGTTGCGATGGATCAGCGCATCCACCGCCCGCGCAGTGGCGTCCACGGCTTGCGCGCCGAGCGCAGCGATGCCATCGCGAACGCCTTGCAGTTCTCCTTCCAGTACGCTCCTCATACCTCAATCATCCCACAAATGAATCAGCCAAACGAGCGCATCGTTTGGCTGATCGGAGTCGAACGGATTCGGCAAGCAAGCCGTCACATGTTGCGCGCGGCGTAACCGGGGCCTTCCTGATAGAAGGCGTAGTTGTATTGGATGTCCTCGCGCAGGTTGATCACCTCGCCGCCGGCGGCTGTGTAGCGCTCACCCCGGAACGGCTGCACCTCCTGACCGGGCTTCAGCTCGTAGGCCTCGGGGACTTCATCCTCCGGGAAGATCGCTTCGTACGGGCACTCGGGCACGCATGCCCCGCAGTCAATGCACGTTGCCGGGTCAATGAAGAACCACGGCCATTCGTCCTCGGGCTTGCCGCCGACGATGCACTCCACCGGGCATACATCCACGCATGCGCCGTCGCGCAAGCACAAGCTGGTGATGATGTGCGTCATTTGGAACTACTCCTTCTCGGTCATCTGGAATTTCATTCGATTCAACGTTGTAGTTAACCGCGGTTAACTTTCCAACGACACCGGTTATACACGAAGTCGCATGCGTTGTCTAGCGTTATTCCTCGCAGGATTACGCGTCGTTCCGCACGAACCGACCTCTGGATCGGCTACGCGGCGAAGCGCTTCGCCACATCCTCCCAGTTCACCACATTCCAGAATGCCTTCAGGTAGTCCGGCCGACGGTTCTGATACTTCAGGTAATAGGCATGCTCCCACACATCCACGCCGAGGATCGCCTTCAAGCCGCCGTACTCGGCCATCATGGGATTGTCCTGGTTGGGGGTGGACATCACTTCCAGCTTGCCATCCTTGTTGATCACCAGCCAGGCCCAGCCCGACCCGAAGCGGCCGATGCCGGCTTTCTCGAACGCCTCTTTGAAGGCGGCCATCGAACCGAACGCGGCGTTGATCGCGTCGGCCAGCGGGCCGCTCGTCGGCTCCGGCACGCCCACCTTGAGCTGCTCCCAGAACATGGTGTGGTTGACGTGGCCGCCGCCGTTGTTGCGCACTGCCGTGCGGATGCTTTCCGGAAGCGCGCTCA
The window above is part of the Candidatus Roseilinea sp. genome. Proteins encoded here:
- a CDS encoding phosphate transport system regulatory protein PhoU, which translates into the protein MRSVLEGELQGVRDGIAALGAQAVDATARAVDALIHRNFDQAREVKRDDKATDALRYDIERDCLAALATQQPVARDLRELIAASIVAVELERCGDYAKGVAKAARRIARCDSGIPTFNLSDMDRLARSMLERSTRAFLEGDVQSAQQVLEDDDRLDQMYNALLTQTMEAMANHPQHIESGMWLLHAGHSLERIGDRATNVAERVIFVVTGDITGDLNVHDAGQARSLQ
- a CDS encoding superoxide dismutase; the protein is MAFELPPLPYPYESLEPYIDTLTMQIHHDKHHAAYVNNLNNAIKDYPDLQSKTVEELIQNLSALPESIRTAVRNNGGGHVNHTMFWEQLKVGVPEPTSGPLADAINAAFGSMAAFKEAFEKAGIGRFGSGWAWLVINKDGKLEVMSTPNQDNPMMAEYGGLKAILGVDVWEHAYYLKYQNRRPDYLKAFWNVVNWEDVAKRFAA